The sequence CTGGTATCATCGGTAGACGACATAAAATCACCAAGGGTGCATTCCCTTTTTTTCATCGGCTCTACCTCTCCTCCAGGAAACCTCTTACAGATGGCAGTGGGGCTTAAAAAGACCGTCGAAGCCGCTCTTCTAACCAAACCCGATTTGGTTCTGGTTGATACCACCGGGTTCATACACGGTGCGACTGCGCTTGAGTTGAAATATCAAAAGGTCTCTCTGGTCCAGCCGACGCATATAGTGGCTATCCAAAGAGAGAAGGAGGTTGAGCCGATTCTCGGTTCGGTCCGGGCCTCTTTCGACAATTTAAAGATACTAAGACTGAAGCCCGGGTCTTCGGCGATAGGTAGGTCACTTGACGAGAGACAGGCAAACCGAGAGAGGAGGTTTGCCCAGTATTTTTCCAGGGCCAGGAAGTTAAAAATTAAAATCGGGGATGTCTTACTCAGGCGGGGCCCCTTCGGTGTGGGCCTTCCTATCTCCGATTTGAAACTATACGAGCTTTCCAAGACCAGCGGGCTCGACTTTCTCTATGGGGAAGAGGGGAACGAAGAAGCTGTATTGGTGGTGCGGTCTATGGGACATGGTGATTCATTATCGAACAAAATTCAAAGCTACCTCAAGAAAAGGTTCGTCAGGGTGATAAATCAAAGCGACTTAGAGGGTACGGTTATTGGCCTGGGAATGAGGGCTCAGGGGGGTTTTGTCTCGGGGTTGGGTATCATTTTAGGAGTTGAGGAAGGTATAGTTAATGTATTCACGCCGGTAATGGATTCTTCCAAGATCGGAGTGCTCATATTCGGTTCGTTAAAAATCAGCACCTCGGGCAAGGAAACAGGCAAATCAACTTTTTATTGACCTGGTTGCCTGCCACGGATATTCTATTAATTCAAAAAACGGGATTATCCTCGAAGTAACTGGCAAGCGTCTATAGACGGAGGCTTAAATGATTTGGGATAGCAGTGTGTCTGAATTTTTCGCAAAGGGTGGGATATTCATGTATCCCATTCTTCTCTGTTCGGTTGTCGGGTTAGCGATATTTCTCCAGAAATTGTGGATACTTAGGGGGCCAAGGATTATCCCAGAGCAATTTTTAAAAAGTCTTTACGGTTTGCTATCCCAGGGAAAAATAGGCGAGGCCCTGGTGCTGTCCCGTGCCAACGACTCCTCGATCGCCAGGATCGCCTCTGTAGCCCTGGAGAATTCAAATAAGCCCAAGGAAGAGCTCAAAGAGGAAATAGAAGCGATAGGACGAAAAGAGGCGCAGGAGCTCGGACGATACATAGAGGGACTGGGTGCAATAAGTAACGCCAGCACCCTGCTGGGCCTCCTCGGGACGATCTCCGGTATGATAAATATATTCCAGGTCATATCGGAACAGCCTATAGTTAACCCGCCCAGCCTGGCCGGCGGCATATCTGAGGCTCTATACACTACCGCATTCGGGCTTCTCGTGGCCATTCCTGCTTTCATCGCCTATAAATACACTTTAGGAAAGGCTGACGGCCTGATATCCGATATGGAACAAGAGGGTAGGAGGATTATGGAGGAGATTGTTCTTTCGGTTGACCGGAAAGAGAAAGCGAGAGAGATGGCCAGATGAAGTTCAGAAATGGGAACGAGAAAAAAGCCCGATTTGCTGCAGCGGTCGACCTTACCCCGATCGTCGACACCGTTTTCAATCTCCTCATATTTTTTGCGCTTTCCTTAAATTTTGCGGCAACCTCGGGTGGAATAAACGTAAGGCTGCCCAAAGCCGCTACTGCAGAGCCGATAAAAGCGGAGCAGCTTACCATCAGCCTTACTAAAGACGACAAGCTCTATCTTAACGATAAGACTATCAGCTTGGATGAGCTTTCTAAGACGCTCGAAAAAAACCGGGACAAAGAATCATTGGTTATAATCCGGGCGGACAATGCAGTTCCTCACGGCCGGGTTGTCGAGGTCATGGATATGGTCAAAACCCAGGGCTTTTCCAGGCTGGCTATAGGCGTAGAGCAAGCCTCTCCGGAGAGGAAGTGATTTAACTAGAAAAATGCCATTGTTTTCTTCTATTTTGTAAGGAACGCATGTACTTCGGCCTTGCTCAGTACAGGTATGCGTTCCCTACATTTAAAGATCGATCGATATATTCACTAAGACTTGAATCTCCGAAATATCGAGGTTAAAAACTGATAACTCGTCTCGCCGTCTAAGGTCCTGTTAACCCTCACAAAATTCCGAAACTGAAGGTCAAACGGCAGCTTTATGTCGATTCCCCCGCTTAGCTTTATCAGCTCTTTTTCACCTCCATCGGTTTGGGATATCTCATAGCTATTTTGACCCAGGAATTTAATATTTTCCGTGGGACTGTATTTGAAACCGACCCCGACGAAGTACTTCTTTTCTTCGACTCTAGCCTCCTTATGAGTGACTCCGAGTCTGATCCAGGCATCGTCTATTCGAGTCCAGTTCTTTTTTACCCCCACTATGAGCGAAGTGGCCTCATAGTCCTTGCTGGAGTTTGCCTGGTGATGAAACT comes from Thermodesulfobacteriota bacterium and encodes:
- a CDS encoding Clp1/GlmU family protein, whose amino-acid sequence is MFSLSIEGFEIPPEWVSLSKDLQDGRIIFVLGASDTGKTTLIKFLIDRFVKSGKKVAFVDSDIGQSSIAVPTAISSALVSSVDDIKSPRVHSLFFIGSTSPPGNLLQMAVGLKKTVEAALLTKPDLVLVDTTGFIHGATALELKYQKVSLVQPTHIVAIQREKEVEPILGSVRASFDNLKILRLKPGSSAIGRSLDERQANRERRFAQYFSRARKLKIKIGDVLLRRGPFGVGLPISDLKLYELSKTSGLDFLYGEEGNEEAVLVVRSMGHGDSLSNKIQSYLKKRFVRVINQSDLEGTVIGLGMRAQGGFVSGLGIILGVEEGIVNVFTPVMDSSKIGVLIFGSLKISTSGKETGKSTFY
- a CDS encoding MotA/TolQ/ExbB proton channel family protein — its product is MIWDSSVSEFFAKGGIFMYPILLCSVVGLAIFLQKLWILRGPRIIPEQFLKSLYGLLSQGKIGEALVLSRANDSSIARIASVALENSNKPKEELKEEIEAIGRKEAQELGRYIEGLGAISNASTLLGLLGTISGMINIFQVISEQPIVNPPSLAGGISEALYTTAFGLLVAIPAFIAYKYTLGKADGLISDMEQEGRRIMEEIVLSVDRKEKAREMAR
- a CDS encoding biopolymer transporter ExbD; this encodes MKFRNGNEKKARFAAAVDLTPIVDTVFNLLIFFALSLNFAATSGGINVRLPKAATAEPIKAEQLTISLTKDDKLYLNDKTISLDELSKTLEKNRDKESLVIIRADNAVPHGRVVEVMDMVKTQGFSRLAIGVEQASPERK